The following coding sequences are from one Prosthecobacter vanneervenii window:
- the rpmB gene encoding 50S ribosomal protein L28, with translation MATICQITGVGVTRGHHIHRSGKAKKEGGIGRHITKRVKRVILPNLRSKRIFVPELNKYVEVKLTARALKTLDKNGAYVTLKKAGLI, from the coding sequence ATGGCTACCATCTGTCAAATCACCGGCGTCGGCGTCACTCGCGGCCACCACATCCATCGCAGCGGTAAGGCCAAGAAAGAAGGCGGTATCGGTCGTCACATCACCAAGCGCGTGAAGCGCGTGATCCTCCCGAACCTCCGCAGCAAGCGCATCTTCGTCCCCGAACTCAACAAGTACGTGGAAGTGAAGCTGACCGCCCGCGCCCTCAAGACCCTCGACAAGAACGGCGCTTACGTCACGCTCAAGAAGGCCGGCCTGATCTAA